In Promicromonospora sp. Populi, one genomic interval encodes:
- a CDS encoding PAS and ANTAR domain-containing protein produces MPDGPPLDRMVEQLLEGGGRPPVGRYRLDLATGEWAWSDEVYVMHGFEPGEIVPTTPLMLSHKHPDDRGRVDGVLRHAAATGQTFSSVHRILDAKGNIRTLAVTGQGRRDPGTGRVTELFGYFIDVTESHREAAAREATASIRASAERSAVIEQAKGVLMVVHGVEEKAAFDLLRQASNAANIAVRDIAYSLVHLFAGPDVTTFPTPEAIDAFLAEPVPPSDVRGDAVEGAG; encoded by the coding sequence ATGCCTGATGGGCCGCCGCTGGACCGAATGGTCGAGCAATTGCTCGAAGGGGGAGGTCGCCCGCCGGTCGGCCGGTACCGACTGGACCTCGCGACGGGCGAGTGGGCGTGGTCGGACGAGGTGTACGTGATGCACGGCTTCGAGCCCGGCGAGATCGTGCCCACGACTCCCCTCATGCTGTCCCACAAGCACCCCGACGACCGGGGGCGGGTCGACGGCGTGCTGCGGCATGCGGCCGCGACCGGACAGACGTTCAGCTCGGTGCACCGCATTCTCGACGCCAAGGGCAACATCCGGACGCTCGCCGTCACCGGGCAGGGTCGGCGCGATCCTGGCACGGGCCGGGTCACCGAGCTGTTCGGCTACTTCATCGACGTCACGGAATCGCACCGGGAGGCGGCAGCCCGGGAGGCGACGGCCTCCATCCGTGCGTCGGCCGAGCGGAGTGCGGTGATCGAGCAGGCCAAGGGCGTGCTCATGGTGGTGCACGGCGTCGAGGAGAAGGCTGCGTTCGACCTGCTGCGCCAGGCCTCGAACGCGGCGAACATCGCGGTTCGCGACATCGCGTACTCGCTGGTGCACCTGTTCGCGGGGCCGGACGTCACGACGTTCCCGACGCCTGAGGCGATCGATGCGTTCCTGGCCGAACCGGTCCCGCCCAGCGACGTCCGAGGCGACGCTGTCGAGGGGGCCGGCTAG